A region of the Variovorax sp. 54 genome:
CGCCGCCGGCCACGGCCGAGCCCACGGTGGTGGTGCTCACGCCCGGCATGTACAACAGCGCCTACTTCGAGCACGCCTTCCTGGCCCAGCAGATGGGCGTGGAGCTGGTCGAAGGCCAAGACCTGTTCGTGAAGGACGACTTCGTCTACATGCGCACCACGCGCGGCCCGGTGCGGGTCGACGTGATCTACCGCCGCGTCGACGACGACTTTCTCGACCCCGACGTGTTCCGCCCGACCTCCACGCTCGGCACGGCCGGCCTCATGCGCGCCTACCGCGCGGGCAACGTCGTCATCTGCAATGCCGTGGGCACCGGCGTGGCCGACGACAAGTCGATCTACCCGTACGTGCCGAAGATGATCGAGTTCTACCTCGGCGAGAAGCCGATTTTGAAGAACGTGCCGACCTACATGTGCCGCAACAAGGACGAGCTGCAGTACACGCTCGACAACATGAAGGACCTGGTCGTCAAGGAGGTGCACGGCGCCGGCGGCTACGGCATGCTCATCGGCCCGGCCGCCACGCAGGCCGAGATCGAAGACTTCAAGAAGGCTGTCATCGCCAAGCCCGACGGCTACATCGCCCAGCCCACGCTGAGCCTGTCGACCTCGCCGACCTTTGTCGACGCCGGCATCGCGCCGCGCCACATCGACCTGCGCCCTTTCGTGCTCTCGGGCAGCGAGGTGCAGATGGTGCCCGGCGGCCTCACGCGCGTGGCGCTCAAGGAGGGGTCGCTGGTGGTCAACTCGTCGCAAGGCGGCGGCACCAAGGACACCTGGATTCTCGAAGCGGACCGCACGGCCAAGCCGAAGGCGGCCACGCAGTCGCAAAGCCAATCGCAGTAGGAGCACCCACGATGCTGTCCCGCACCGCAGACCACCTCTACTGGATGTCGCGCTACACCGAGCGTGCCGAGAACACGGCGCGCATGCTCGACGTCAACTACCAGACCTCGCTGCTGCCGCAGTCGGCCGAGGTCGCCAAGTACGGCTGGCAGGGCGTGCTTTCCATCAGCGAGCTGCTGCCGCTGTACAACGACAAGTACGACCACATTGCGCCCAATGAAGTCATGGAGTTCATGGTCAAGGACGAGAGCAATCCGTCGTCGATCGTCTCCTGCCTGAAGGCCGCCCGCGAGAACGCCCGCGCCGTGCGCGGCGCGCTCACCACCGAGGCCTGGGAAACGCAGAACACCACCTGGCTCGAAGTGAAGCGCATGCTGCGCGCCGGCGATTTCGAGCGCGACCCGGG
Encoded here:
- a CDS encoding circularly permuted type 2 ATP-grasp protein translates to MHKFDEMYEQLPYAGAAIRQHYKRYDQWLAKQPGEVMRSRREEAELIFRRVGITFAVYGAKDEDGSGTERLIPFDLLPRIIPSHEWESMEKGLVQRVTALNRFLYDVYHDQDIIKAGIIPAEQILNNAQFRPEMMGVNVPHNVYSNISGIDIVRAPDAQGNGEYYVLEDNLRVPSGVSYMLENRKMMMRLFPELFNQNRIAPVAHYPDLLLETLRASAPPATAEPTVVVLTPGMYNSAYFEHAFLAQQMGVELVEGQDLFVKDDFVYMRTTRGPVRVDVIYRRVDDDFLDPDVFRPTSTLGTAGLMRAYRAGNVVICNAVGTGVADDKSIYPYVPKMIEFYLGEKPILKNVPTYMCRNKDELQYTLDNMKDLVVKEVHGAGGYGMLIGPAATQAEIEDFKKAVIAKPDGYIAQPTLSLSTSPTFVDAGIAPRHIDLRPFVLSGSEVQMVPGGLTRVALKEGSLVVNSSQGGGTKDTWILEADRTAKPKAATQSQSQSQ